A genomic window from Deltaproteobacteria bacterium includes:
- a CDS encoding type II toxin-antitoxin system RelE/ParE family toxin → MSYKLLLSKDAIKDLSGMDHSVEQRILKRLEELSKNPLNPRTSKKLVMGEGERYSRVGDWRIIYHLDEGRRLIEVLAIRPRSRAYHKF, encoded by the coding sequence GTGAGCTATAAGCTGCTTCTGTCCAAGGATGCGATCAAGGATCTCTCTGGTATGGATCACTCGGTAGAACAGCGGATACTCAAGCGGTTAGAGGAGTTGTCCAAAAATCCCTTAAATCCCAGGACATCGAAAAAGTTGGTTATGGGTGAGGGAGAACGTTATTCGCGAGTGGGTGATTGGCGCATCATTTACCACCTCGACGAAGGCCGCCGACTCATAGAAGTTCTGGCCATCCGGCCCCGGAGCCGGGCTTACCATAAATTTTAG